GTGCCGCCGCCAAGGCACAGGCCCGCACCGCAGGCCTGCTGATGTCCGCTCCGGCCATCACCGTGCATGCCGACGAGTCGATCGCGGCCGCCGCCCGGACTATGGCACAGCACCGCATCGAGCGGCTGCCCGTGGTCGACGAAGAGGACCGTCTCGTCGGCATCGTCACGCGCCGCGACCTGCTGCAGGTCTTCCTGCGCCGGGACGGGGACATTCGCCGCGAGGTGATGGACGAGGTGGTCATGGGCGCCCTGTGGCTCGTGCCCCAGACCATCGCGGTCAGTGTGCATGAGGGCGTGGTCACCCTGAAGGGCGAGGTGGAACGCGCCAGCGAGAAGCCCATCGCGTTGAATCTGACGAGTCGGATCGACGGTGTGGTCGCGGTGGTCGACGAACTGACCTACCGCCTCGACGACTCGCATCTGCAACCTACCGAGCAGTCC
The Streptomyces lunaelactis genome window above contains:
- a CDS encoding CBS domain-containing protein gives rise to the protein MKHTKVGTVMADGVVNAQYGTGFKEIARLLAANRISGLPVVDDDEKVIGVISETDLMLRQAETAEPGARERSRWLSRLTRSGRRAAAKAQARTAGLLMSAPAITVHADESIAAAARTMAQHRIERLPVVDEEDRLVGIVTRRDLLQVFLRRDGDIRREVMDEVVMGALWLVPQTIAVSVHEGVVTLKGEVERASEKPIALNLTSRIDGVVAVVDELTYRLDDSHLQPTEQSLHGVTEGWLRKL